The following proteins are co-located in the Flectobacillus major DSM 103 genome:
- a CDS encoding DMT family transporter gives MQYIFIFLAFLCGAVFPTQAAFNGKMSTIVGHPILAAILSFFTGFIALVIYAIIAQIPMNQFTAFRTAPWYVWLAGILGAFYVSTIIVLMPRLGVALTFGLVIAGQMTVSMLMDHFGLFNLPIREISAGRLIGAFFLLLGVILIRKF, from the coding sequence ATGCAATATATTTTTATATTTCTTGCTTTTTTATGCGGTGCAGTTTTCCCGACCCAAGCAGCCTTCAATGGTAAAATGTCAACAATAGTTGGACATCCTATTCTGGCAGCGATTCTCTCTTTTTTTACAGGCTTTATTGCCTTAGTTATTTATGCTATTATAGCACAAATTCCGATGAATCAGTTTACAGCATTTAGAACAGCCCCGTGGTATGTTTGGTTGGCTGGTATTTTAGGAGCATTTTATGTAAGTACTATTATTGTACTCATGCCAAGGCTAGGGGTGGCACTCACCTTTGGCTTGGTGATTGCTGGACAAATGACTGTTTCTATGCTAATGGATCATTTTGGACTTTTCAACCTTCCTATTCGTGAAATATCGGCAGGAAGGCTTATAGGGGCGTTTTTTCTATTATTAGGCGTAATTTTAATTCGTAAATTCTAA
- a CDS encoding NUDIX hydrolase, translating into MSKMKYCPQCGKELVLKLKDDRERLACNDDLSCGFVHWNNPIPVVAAIVEHEGDIILARNAAWPTTWYALITGFLESGETPEEGILREVKEELNLDGEIVELVGLYEFHRMNQLLITYHVRATGIIQLSEELVDYQRKKPEEIKPWPAGTGRAVQDWQARRGIFNEMVDFTR; encoded by the coding sequence ATGTCAAAAATGAAATATTGTCCACAATGTGGAAAGGAGCTTGTCTTAAAGCTAAAAGATGACCGAGAACGATTAGCCTGTAACGATGACCTTAGCTGTGGTTTTGTACATTGGAACAACCCTATACCTGTTGTTGCGGCTATCGTAGAACATGAAGGTGACATTATTTTGGCACGAAATGCCGCTTGGCCTACCACTTGGTATGCTCTTATTACTGGTTTTTTAGAATCAGGCGAAACACCTGAAGAGGGTATTTTAAGAGAAGTAAAGGAAGAATTGAATTTGGACGGCGAAATCGTAGAATTGGTAGGGTTATACGAGTTTCACAGAATGAATCAGTTACTTATTACCTATCATGTTAGAGCAACGGGAATAATTCAATTAAGCGAAGAATTAGTAGATTATCAACGCAAAAAACCTGAAGAAATCAAACCTTGGCCAGCAGGAACAGGCAGGGCTGTTCAAGACTGGCAGGCTCGTCGTGGTATTTTTAATGAAATGGTTGATTTTACACGATAG
- the pnuC gene encoding nicotinamide riboside transporter PnuC — protein sequence MIDYLFANWLENLGVVTTLICVWLNTQQNIWGWFWAIISSTIYGVIYWKFQLYSDMELQIVFILLSIYGWYQWLFGGNQKTELPVSRMPQKLISVCLLVWLAFTGLSGYLHGKYTDASLPYIDSSLTAISLIAQWMMAKKYIDNWILWIVANVGYVGMYFFKGLHGTSLLYVLLLVLAIKGYTDWRKSIV from the coding sequence ATGATTGATTACCTGTTTGCTAATTGGTTAGAAAACCTCGGTGTAGTAACTACCCTAATATGTGTTTGGCTCAATACCCAACAAAATATTTGGGGTTGGTTTTGGGCTATTATTAGCTCTACTATTTATGGTGTTATTTATTGGAAATTCCAGCTCTATTCCGATATGGAGTTGCAGATTGTATTTATTCTATTGAGTATTTATGGCTGGTATCAGTGGCTTTTTGGAGGAAATCAAAAAACAGAATTGCCTGTAAGTAGAATGCCTCAAAAGCTCATAAGTGTTTGTTTGTTAGTTTGGTTGGCCTTTACGGGCCTTTCGGGTTACTTGCATGGCAAATACACCGATGCTAGCTTGCCTTATATCGATTCTTCGCTTACGGCTATTAGCTTGATAGCACAGTGGATGATGGCCAAAAAGTATATCGATAACTGGATTTTGTGGATTGTAGCTAATGTTGGTTATGTAGGTATGTATTTTTTTAAAGGCCTGCACGGCACAAGCCTTTTATATGTATTACTATTGGTATTGGCTATAAAGGGATATACCGATTGGCGAAAGTCTATCGTGTAA